In Aspergillus nidulans FGSC A4 chromosome II, the genomic stretch CCTTTCGCTCCTCTGGATGCCCCTCGAATGCGGTCCATCCTCCGCTCCAAAATGAACGTCCTCAACAAGCAAAATGGTATGGGCCAGATCAACGTAAACAAACCACTTTAGGCGCTCAACGCTAACCCGGCCTTAAAGGCAATATGTTCTTAGGCAAGAAGCAACCTCTCGCTGAATTCGATTCGGAAAATATCGACCCAACGGCACCGAAACCCACGCTGAAGTCTACGAAACGTAAGCGCGCGgccgacgatgaggacgaccTTGCACCGACCAAGAGCCCAATGAAGCCGACAAAGTCCTCTTCCCTGGGGTTCACAATCTTCGAGGACTCGGTTGCACCATCAACACCTAAAAAGACCACGCAGTTGACACCCAAATCCGCACCCCTCAAACCAGCCGGCCGGTCGCCCCAATTGAAAGCTACCAAGCCGTTTTCCCGCCGTGCAACGATCTCCAAGAGCCGTCCAGAGTCTGCCCGCAAGGGCATCGGCCGTCCCTTCTCACTTGCGGCTGTTTTGTCTACCGGCAAGCCCAAGCAAAAGAGCCAGCCAGCTCCTGCCCCGAAGATGCCTGCATCTTGGTCGTTCGAGATCTACGTCGACTctgagcaggaagaaatGACCAACCTCATGCAGCATTCGACCTGTGTTCTAGACATTTCTGACGACGAGGGGAAGGACGAAAGTCAGTCAGATCACCGCGGAAAGGAGAATATCCCGCCCGCTGACCTGGGAATCTCTCTCCCTCGCTCCCAACAGGAGTCCCCTGCGGTAGCGGTGCCTAAATCTGACACGGTGGATGAGCCTCGCTCTCCATTAGGCGAGCTCAATGCCGCTGACTTTTATGGTGAGGACTGCCATGCCTTTTCGTACGCTGTTGTGtatgacgatgatgaggatgaggaggcgccTGTCGACAAAAAGAACGCTAGTCGGAGTAGGCTCTCGAGTATGTCGTCGATTGAGTCTGTGCTTGAGGCTAGTCCAGTGAAGGCGGTTGAGGAAACTATCGGCGACTCAACCTAGATGCCACTCTTTTTCTTGATTATTTTGGGCCCTGCTTCAGTCTTCGTGTTGAGTAATGGAGTCGGAGCTGGGACTCCTTTGGTGTAGTCGGAGTATATTGCTTGTTGATACCCAATTCTGTCTTTCTTTTGGACCTTCGTGTTTTGGCGTTTGGATTTATTtattgtttttttttcttttcgcttCTGGCAATGGCTGTGTCCTTGTCAGCGCACCTAATTGGCTCAAATGTGTCACGTCTGATGTTGTTCACGAGGTAAATAGTCCATAATCGCATTACTAGTCATCTTTCGTCCCTTGTAGCGCAATGCCGCGTAATATGTAGCAACATCAATCCATTTCATTCTCCTCGTCCACCTCGTCAATGTCGTTttcaatctcatcctcttcatcccTCTTTGCAGCCGCATGCACAGCCTCGGCCGCCGCCTCCATTATCTCCGCCTGCTCAatcgcctcttcctcgccttcacTCTCATCCGCGGCCTCTCCTTCCCCCTCAattccctcttcgtcttcctcttcttcgtcagcCCCCTTGGCTCCCTGTACTTTTGCACTGTCCCCTTTCTTTGCTAGCGTCCTCGCCGTGGCCATTTCCCTCCACGCGGGCGCCGCCTTAATCATACTTCTCACCTCAGTGGCCAACGCTGTCGCCATCGACGTCGCAAACTCGGGATCAAGCCAAAAACCCCTAAGACCCGTTTCTGGGCTCGCATGGTCGGGAAAGCTCAGAATGGGCGCGTACTCTTCGTCCTTAGCGGGAGTGCGACCTTCATACATTGCCAGGATCTTATGCCGCATGATGGTTTTCATTTTCGCCATCGTGCCGTTCCCATACCACCCATCTGTCGCTATGTCACATTCATCTCTTAGGAACCCAGGTGGAGGTTGGTCGGTTCCCGAATCATTTGGTGGATTGAGGATGCCTTGAAGGAGGGGGTCCGTGATGTCGCAGAACATCCACATCCGGCCGTCAAGAGGAAGGGGGGGCTGTCCTGTGAAGAGGTGGGATGTCTTTGACGTTGCGACTTCCGGGTTTATTGTCATTTCATTGgggcgaggaaggagggtGTGTCTGCGGCCACCTGAAGAGTCACGGTCCCGGGGGTCGCGGTCTCGAGCTGTCTCTGAGGTTCCTGGCAGAATGCGGAACATAGTTGTTTGGTAGATCCTAGAGGATGGGTCTTTGCGGGGATCGTGTCCGAACGCGATGATTGCGTCACGCCAGGGACCCGAGCGGAAGATGTATCCGGCATAGGGCACTGCATGGCGAAGGGCATAGCGCTGTTCGAGAGATGTTAAATTGTTACGGAGTGCACGGCGCGACCAGGCGGGGCGAGTTGCAAAGAGAGATAATACGATGTTAATTGTTTCGCGAAGAACGGGGTCGAGGGTATCGATAGCCGGTAAGTCTGCGCGCGGCGCTGCTGGGACTACTTCAATGTCGTAGGGTACAAGATGAGTAAGGACTTTGGCGGATTGCTGCGTGTTGACGGTTGTGAGGTTGCCAGCTTTGTCAAGGGTTTGCCGCACTGTTGGGTTTTGGCGGTAGAAGTAGTGGAAGGGAATATCGCCGTGGCTGAAGGAGGGTGGGGGAAGAATGTCGACATTTGAGATGGCGCCTTTACTCATGTCGAGGTCGAATTCCTTCATCTGTTTGAAGTTGAAAGGGAGGATCTTCTCGCGGAATCGGGAAACAA encodes the following:
- a CDS encoding uncharacterized protein (transcript_id=CADANIAT00004016) yields the protein MAALTMSPASVRQPFAPLDAPRMRSILRSKMNVLNKQNGNMFLGKKQPLAEFDSENIDPTAPKPTLKSTKRKRAADDEDDLAPTKSPMKPTKSSSLGFTIFEDSVAPSTPKKTTQLTPKSAPLKPAGRSPQLKATKPFSRRATISKSRPESARKGIGRPFSLAAVLSTGKPKQKSQPAPAPKMPASWSFEIYVDSEQEEMTNLMQHSTCVLDISDDEGKDESQSDHRGKENIPPADLGISLPRSQQESPAVAVPKSDTVDEPRSPLGELNAADFYGEDCHAFSYAVVYDDDEDEEAPVDKKNASRSRLSSMSSIESVLEASPVKAVEETIGDST
- a CDS encoding transcription factor TFIIIC subunit TFC1 (transcript_id=CADANIAT00004017), whose protein sequence is MAETHSRTAPFYQIPNRPIVCVEHPAIIKNIDKAIDTLQGRTGIKKILDPPKPDTPASLVLRPEDVMARPLQSISTASNNILLRVTVPKRTGRKRKRGSNEPFKDDPDLVRQEDGPPRPTARDFLRSLRDNVGMPDFVFSTTNSPFVSRFREKILPFNFKQMKEFDLDMSKGAISNVDILPPPSFSHGDIPFHYFYRQNPTVRQTLDKAGNLTTVNTQQSAKVLTHLVPYDIEVVPAAPRADLPAIDTLDPVLRETINIVLSLFATRPAWSRRALRNNLTSLEQRYALRHAVPYAGYIFRSGPWRDAIIAFGHDPRKDPSSRIYQTTMFRILPGTSETARDRDPRDRDSSGGRRHTLLPRPNEMTINPEVATSKTSHLFTGQPPLPLDGRMWMFCDITDPLLQGILNPPNDSGTDQPPPGFLRDECDIATDGWYGNGTMAKMKTIMRHKILAMYEGRTPAKDEEYAPILSFPDHASPETGLRGFWLDPEFATSMATALATEVRSMIKAAPAWREMATARTLAKKGDSAKVQGAKGADEEEEDEEGIEGEGEAADESEGEEEAIEQAEIMEAAAEAVHAAAKRDEEDEIENDIDEVDEENEMD